Proteins from one Juglans microcarpa x Juglans regia isolate MS1-56 chromosome 6S, Jm3101_v1.0, whole genome shotgun sequence genomic window:
- the LOC121237707 gene encoding nucleolin-like — translation MGSGSSKLTPEADAVPAKIRPAIHRWFEDVRRRKNENMSKKELLKDAAEEDESSRPHSLHEMERRSSSSSYESIASSIPAPIVEDKSIVASGPLESEETKLPEEHKNEGLSGKQDDKEDSKEEEEDEEKKQSTVVVEKVVAVVEDHETMEEEEDEEEEDEDEEKGDYVCLGSPSFRVYCVQAAEDNEEESEYI, via the coding sequence ATGGGGTCTGGGAGTTCGAAGCTCACCCCAGAAGCAGATGCAGTGCCGGCTAAAATTCGCCCCGCTATACACCGTTGGTTTGAGGATGTACGGAGACGTAAAAATGAAAACATGTCCAAGAAAGAACTCCTTAAAGATGCTGCGGAAGAGGATGAAAGTTCCAGGCCTCATTCCTTACATGAAATGGAGAGAAGGAGCTCATCTTCATCCTATGAAAGTATAGCATCTTCAATTCCAGCACCGATCGTAGAAGATAAGTCCATTGTGGCATCTGGGCCTTTGGAATCTGAAGAAACAAAATTGCCCGAGGAGCATAAAAATGAAGGGTTATCCGGAAAACAGGATGATAAAGAAGAtagtaaagaagaagaagaagatgaagaaaagaaacagAGTACGGTGGTTGTAGAGAAAGTGGTTGCAGTTGTGGAGGATCACGAAACaatggaagaggaagaagatgaagaagaagaagatgaagatgaagaaaaggGTGACTATGTTTGCCTTGGATCGCCAAGTTTCAGGGTATATTGCGTCCAGGCAGCAGAAGATAACGAGGAAGAGAGTGAGTATATATAG